The genomic interval TGTAGGCAATCGAGAAGAGGGTGAAGCCCATCACGCCAAGGGTGACAAGAATCGTCAGCCAGTTCGGATGATAGCGATAGTAATACTGGTTGTTCCATTCAACACCACTTTGATCGAGTTCGCCTAACACAGCCTTTTGTCCGTCCCACATTACAAAACTCTCAGAAAGTTTAACTCCTGTATCAGAAAGTGAAAAATCATTTTGATCAAACACTTCATTGACTCTCAGATTTTTTACTAAGGATTTAGGAATGTTGTTCATTTTTTCTTTCTGATCAGCTACTTTGAATTCTTTTTTGTCGTAAAGTACTAAATCATGAATGTTCTGAAGCAAAATTTTATTTGAAATCGTAGAGTTGTTTTCGCTATACAAATCGCTGGACTTAGTTTGAGCAATCGCTTCATCAGAAAAATCGTTCACCTTTATCATGGTCGGAGAAAGTAACCCAAGAATTAATAGTGTGATAAATAAATTGATCAAGAAACCTTCACGGTCAAATTTCTTTTGAAAAATGATCAGATAGCCTGTAAATAAAAAGCTACCAGCTAAAATGACATACAAAAAAGGTTGAATCGTCTGAACGAATTCAACCACTTCTGGATTATTAAAAAATGTCTTTGTTAACAGGATAGTGTTCGTTACTTCTTCCAATCCATCAATTATGACAGCAAGTCCCCGAACTAATATCCATCCAACAGTCCTTAGCGCATCATTTACAAGATTACTGAGATTAAAAATATCCTCAAGGTCTTTGAACTTTGAAATTAGCTCGGAATCTGTCATAAGACTCACTCCTTATTAACTGTTCTGATCAATAAATTTTTCGACTTCATCGTTCAGTTGAGTTCCAGTAAGAGCATTAATATTTAGCTCGTCTTGTACTTTACCATCCTTAATGAAGTATAGACGCTCTCCTTTTAATTCGGATGTGTATTCGAAAGTATCTCTGTTAACTAATTCTTTTCCATCAGGTTGGAATGTATTGTACACCTTTACCGATTTGTTCTTTTCTTCAGAGATGTTTTTAATCTTATTGACGTAACTCTCAAATTCTCCATCGGTTTCTTTTACAACTAATAAAATACCGTCTTTTTTACCATTCATCATCTTATCAACTTCAGAATCTTTTATCTGAGTTAATGTATTTTTCGACGTTTCTTCACTACAACCGACTAAAAGTAACGCAGAGGAAATCAATAGTCCGGAGAGTACTCGTTTCGCTTGCATGCCTCCACCCCTTTTCCGTTTATGACACCTGTTCCGGATCCGTTAAATCGCCATTACTGACGTGGACCCGAAAATCGAATGTGTCTATAAGCGTAACAGTTTTTCGGTCGCCTGAGTCTGGGTCTTCTTCCTCAAATACGACGAGGAATCCGTCCCGGGTCTGGATGTTCAATACTTCACCGCGACGGAGACGCTTTTTGTTCTCCTTGATGATGGTCGCGATGACGCGGAGTTCACGCTGGACGCGCTCCGTGCGTGTCAGTTCTGTCATATGATGCCCTCCTTAGACGCCATGACGGAGTTTCTCGAGTCGTTTACTGATGATTGTCTTCAAAAAGTGACGCTGGTTGTCCGTCACAGGGATTGTCCTATCCAGGATGCCTTGCTCGAACGCCGTGATGGATAGGGTGTCGTATTCCGTCGTCTCGAAGATCGAGCGTAGGATTTTCGGTTGCAGGACATCACAAACGCGCCATTCTGTTGCGTCGAGTGTCTCATCATCCGTCTCCACCGTTTTCGAAGCAACTGAGGCGCCCAGATGGAAGGGGACACGAAGCGTATTCAGGTCGAGATGCGCATGTGCGCAGGGAATGACGAGATCGTTGATGGAACGGTCCGTGTCGAAGTCATCCGCCAAGTATTCATAGCGGTATTTCATTGCCGTCCGTCCGGTCAGGAAGAGGGGATAGGACTGGATCCGGTTCTTTTGCTTGTCTTGTCGTTTGATGACCCGAATGATCAGCATCTCGCCTTCCTTCAGCCCCATCACTTCGGTTGCTGTCAACAAGCGCCGACCATCGACACTCTCCGTCTTCGACTTCGAAAGCGAGAAGGTCTGTCCGGAACGAGACTTCGTGACGATCGTCTGCTCCCCGAGTTTCTTCGAGAGCAATTCTGCCGTCGACTCATCTGCTGTCAATAGATAGTGCGTGTTTCCGCAGTTCCCGTCGATGGTCTTCCAATCCTCTCCGTAAAGGTTCTCGAGTTGCGCGTAGGACTGGATGACGAGGTTGAAGCGAATGTTCCGACCGAGACAGACGGTGATGATGTTCGCCATCCCTTCGATTGCTGGCATGTTCCCGAATTCGTCGAGCAAGAAGATGACTTGCCGTTCACAACGTCCGCTCGTCGCTTGTGAGGCGACACGGGCTAGCGATGTATAGACTTGTTTGACGTACAGTGAAGCGATGACGTTCAACGTCGGATCGTAGTCCGGGACGATCAGGAAGACGGCAACGGGGCGCGGGTGCTGGCGAACCTCCCGGATGTCGATCGGGGCATCCGTCGTCCAGTCGAAGATCCCGTCTGCCTCGTCCGTCCAACCCGTGAGTGTCACGTTGTAACGTTGTCTCTCACTCTCTACGATGATAGTGGCATCAACTTCGAGGATCTCTTCGTGATGGAGTACGAAACTCCCATCGTCGTCCGTCGTCAAGGCGAGCTGCTTCCCACTTGGAAAGTAGAACGTCAACCGGGACAAGGGAAGCGCACGTCCTCGGATCCAGCGGTTGAAGCCGATCAGTTTCATATCAAGAGAGTTCTGTGCCGTCAAACGTGCCGTCGCATCAAGAGTAAAGATCCCGAGCTTGGCATTCGTATTGGCGAGGATACTTGCGCGCGTCTGCCCCCCGGAGAAATGAAGCGTCACATATTGCATACGTGCCGGATGATTCTCCGGGAACGACGCGAAGAAGGCGTCGAGTGCCGATTGTTCCTGTCCCATTCCATCAGTGACCGTGCGTGAGCCGAGATCGGATAACATCAAGGCGACGTTATACATGGTGATCTTCTCCGGTTCATGTTTGGCTTGTTCGCATAGTCCAAGAATCAAGGCGGTGCAGAGATCCGTCGAGGAGTTACTCCAGAACGGATCCTTCGCCTTCGGGTCATGATAGAGCATGTAGGCGACCGAACGGGCATATTGCTGGGCGAGGGAGTAGTTCTCGTCCAGATACGCGTCGATCGTCAGCTGCAGCAGGTTATAGGACATCGATTGCGACGGATTCATCAGATTCAGGACTTCGACCTGATAGCCGCGTGCCTCGAGCGTCTCTTTGGAGGCAGCGAATAGTTCACCTTTTGGATCATTGATGATCAGGCTCGCTTGGCGTTCGGCACGACTGTAGAGGTCAATCGTCGAGAAGACGAACGTCTCACCTTTCCCGGACCGGGTCGTCCCGATGACGAGATTGTTGACGGCACTGTCATCGATGTAGAGACGGTCACGGTAGCGGCCGACCGGGACACCACCGGATCCGCTGTATGTCTCCTTACGGTCTGGCACATCCCGATATTGCTGTTTCAGCTCTTGGAACGTTGTGAAGCGGGCACTTCCTTTTTGTGCTGCTTTGAGATTGCGGAAGTTGAGCCAATACTTCAATAAGAGAAATCCTCCAAGCAGGAAACAGACACCAAAAATTGCGAAAGCGAAGGAAGATGACCAGGCGAGCGTCGTCCACCAACTCGGATCGTATTGAAGTGGGGAGCCGGTCGTCAGCTTCCCGTCCTGAAAGAGATTTTGGACTGTCTGCTGCAGGAACTGAAACACGACATTGAGTACTAAGAACAACACAGCTGGTAAAGCGATCAAAAAGGCAAGGCATCGCCACAGCCAAGCAGATGTAGCGAGAGAGCGAAATGAGAAGTTCATCATTATTTCAGTCACCATACTTTCATTAAAGAAGAGAAGAAGCTTGTCTTTGCTTCGCTTCGAGCGACTCATTCAGCTTCTCGAGCTCTTTTTTGTCCGTTTTCTCGGATAACTGTCGTTTTTGATTTTCGAGTGCTTGAATCTCTTCATCCAGTTGGACAAGTGTTCCCACTTGCTGTTTCAGTTGTTCGTCTTGGATCAGCTTGACGCTTTCTTGTGCCTTCGTCACATCTTTCAACGCGATGTAGGCACGCGTTTTCGCCTCCTTGCGCGCGGTCGTCATCTCAACGTCCGGGATGGAGACGGCACGTTTATAGTCTTTCTGCAGGATCGCGAGATCGAAGGCACCTTCATTCGTCGGATGGACCGCTTGGAAGGCTTGCAATGTCTCTTGACGGTCTGTTGCGAATGGCTTCGACTGCATGATGATCGTCTCGACGTCGATCGGATCGTTCGTCACAGCAACCGCCTGATCGTAGTCTTGCTTTTCGACATACTGCGTGATGAGAAATTGTTGTTGTTCGTTACTCAATGACTTTTGTTTTTCCAGACGCTGCATGAGCGGCTCCGTCTCTCCGGTTAACGCTGCTTCATAAAGCGGCTGCCAATCTGATGTTGCCGCTTGGACACCACTTGGTGAATCCGGCTGCACGAGTTGGACAACGGATAGCGTACCGAAGAGCAACAGACTGACACCACTGACGCCATAGACGAGACGGCGCTGTCCGCGACGTAAACGGGAGACGTGTGTCGCGTCCGGATGTTGCTGAGTCGCTGACGTCGTCATCGTCTTATAGGATTCCGGCGTCAAACGCTCTAGGTTCTCGAGTAAGAGGATTTTCTTCGTCGCATCCTCCTTTCGGATCCGGATGCGCGGGATCCGATCTTTCAGTTGCAGATAAAGATTCGGATAGGTCGTGTCGCCGAACTGGAACGTTCCTTTGTAGACGAGCTGGTCGGCATCATCAAAGATTCGGAACTCGCTCGCAAACCGTTCGTTCGCTTGCTGAGCTTCTTGATGGACTTGGGTGGATAATAAAAGCGCCTCCTCATATGGGAGACGCTCATAGTTCGGAAAGCCCTCTTTTGGTACGTCGGTAAAACGGACAAAGAGCATACATTCTCCTCCTTTGAAGCGAGACATCTTAACGAAAGCAATAAAAAAAGCCATCCAGTTTGGAATGACGGTCTGTTTGATTGCTTGTTAGATTAGAATTTGATGTTATCGCTGACCATCTCCGCGAGCGTGAAGGCACCCATGACGATGATCAGGCCGACGGCACCGCCGACGAGCCAACCAACTGCTTTCGAACGTCCGCGATCCCCACCAAAGATAAAATAGAATCCACCGACCGCGAAGGCAATCGCAGCCGCGATGACGGCAAGTCCTTGAAAGAACTGGAGTAAGCTTAGTCCTGTCTCATTCAATCCCATCTGTTTTCCTCCTCTCAATCCCGTGACGTAGCTACAGGCGATGTGAAGTTCAGTTTCGAGTCGAGCGCTTCTAAGATCAGTTCCTGGTTCTCTTGGATGACGAGTTGATGTTGGGCGTCAAGCCACTCCTCATAGTCTTTCCCTTGGATCCGGAGCAACTTCTCGGCAAAGGTCTTGTTCTGCTTCTGTTCACGTGTCGGCATGGCGTACACTCCTTCCTTGAGGTCGATGCGCAGCAGCACATCCTTAAGGACAGTCGAAGTCAAGCAAGTCGGTGGGTTTATAGCACGTTCCCCCACGAACTCTGAAATCCGATATCGGACGTCTGTCTAGGGTTTTTCGATGACCCTCAACGAATACGTGACCTGTGGGCGAGTTTTAGGCGACTCTCGCCGAACCATTTCTGCGTATATCCCGCTCATCCGGTCACACATGAGGGACACGCCGGTATGTGATTGGAGTGACTGTCCTTAGCGATATGCTGCTACGGTCATCATTTCCTCTTATTCTCGATTAAAATTTTTCAATAAGTAGATACACATTTATAGATTGTTTATTACTGATGAACGAGTCTGCGACGTGAGACGTGGATCAATTCATCATTCGGATGCTTCCGTTTTGCGATGACCTGGTTCTCCTCGACGACGGTCCGAATCCTGTAATAGATTTGCGAAATCTCTTGCGCCTCCTGACTATCTTGTTCAATCGCAATACGACCATGTAGCTGATATGTCTTGCCATCGAATGTGCGAACAGAATCTGCTAGCGGGAGTTCTGCCAAATCAAAGCGTTCTTGCTTCAGGTTCGACCAGTTCCGTTTTTTCTCCACTCTCAAATCGAATTCATCCCAGGGGATGGATCCTAGCGTCTGCTCACAGGCCGTCGCGAGGATTTGGACATCAGGGAGAGAAGGAAGCGAACGATTTCGTTCGTAGGCGCTGATTGCTGCCTGTGAAATCTCTCCATACGTCTTTTCTGATAACTCTACCTGACTCCAACCATGTTCTAGACGCTCACGTTGTAACCACTCTCCGAATCGGTACATAATCATGCTCCTTTCCTTCGAGGACCTCTTTATGACAATGTCTTCCTGGTGATAATTCGAATATAGCAGATTATTCTGTTAATTCAATTAAATATTTAATATTTCGATACCATTACAATTGTCGTATTGTGTCGATTTTAACAACAAAGGGAAAAAAACAACTCTTTTCAACAGTAAATTTGAGTTAAGAAATACAATTGTAATTTTATTACATTATTGTTTTGTGTAGAATCCTGTATGTATTTTTAGAAGTAATGAACTAATCTTTAAAAGTTTCTTCTTTTACCTTTGTATTCAATTACAAAATTTATTATTTTTTTAAATTTTGTGTATAATTATTATATAAATTAATTTTTCTCTAATAAAAATTTTAATTCTTATTATTAAAGATTTTAAAAATACATATCTACATTCTTAATTCATTTATTCTTCATTTTAAAGGAGACAACGACTATGATAGAGCTTGTTTTAGGTGGTACAAAAATTATAATGCCAGTAATAAATATTATAAAAAATCGTGAAGAGAAAAATAAGGAAATACGATTCAGAAATGATGTAATTGATAAACTTGTAAATTTAGAGTCTGAACAAACTAAAATGTTTAATATGTTTGAGAATGAAATTAGAACAATTCAAGAAGGTCCTTTTTATATAGGATTGACTCATTTAGAGCATTCAAGAGATGCTCATCGAAGTTTAGATGATTCTGAAGAAATGTTAAAAAACGCATTGAAAGAATTTATAAAAGCATTTGGTATTCAGCGAGCAAAAGCTAAAAATACTGCTTTTGATGTTCATTTCAAGGGATTTTTACAATCCTATATAAGCATTACTTGGTTACTGTTAGAATCACCAAATGATGCAAAAACCTGGATTGATAAATCAATTTCATCTTTACAAGAAGGACAAAAACTTTTTCAACATGACATCACCAATTTGAAACGAGAAATTCTAGCAATTCAATCAGAGGACAATGAGCATAATCGTATGATGAATGATTCTATTATTTATGCAGGGTTAGATTTTTTCTATGGAAATGATTCTTTAGTAGCAAAGAAAAAATACATTCCTCAATATACTGCATTAGTCGAGCAGTACTCGTATGCTCAATCCGAAAGCTGCAAATACTTGAATGAAATGTATGAACTGAGCAAACAGATTGAGCAGGAATTACTCAAATTAAAAATTCAAAAGTCTAAAGAAGAAGTAACAAGTAAGGTAAAAGGATTGCTCGTTGATGTAACAAAAATAGCTAATTTTAAAAAGAATGAAAAATCGCTAAAAGAGGAACCAATTTCGGTAGTAGAAAAAAATGAACGTATCAAGGGATTATTCAACAAATTTAAAAAATAATTTTTTCGAATTTGACTTTGAACTTAAGTAAATTGTCTATGAAGGACACCGGTATTGTTAGGACTCGTCCAGGGCCAATCTCTTTCAGGTTGATCAAAAATACTGCGGACTAACCCAGCTGGTGAGTTTCCAGTCGTAGCTTAATGACAAGTGACTCTACTAGATGATAGAGTCACTCCAGATCGTAAACATTCTTCATCTTTTCATCTGAATTTCATTGTAGGAACTTCTGAAAATCCTAAAGAAGAAATGTGCATTATCGAATTAAACAGTACTTCACTAATTAAGGATTCTGGTAAGTCATAATTTCTACCATAAGGTTTTAAAGTCCACTTCTCTGCAATTGCACGATGTCCTTGTGATTCACATGAAGTAATAACTGAATTTTGAGCATGGACTTTAGTTATTTCTCTTGCCTGATAGCGACGTGTACTATTAGCCACAGCTCGATAGATGATATTAAAAATTTGTGCAGTAGAAAAGTGATTGAGCAATTGATTAAATACTTGATAAGATTTTTTCCCTAATTTAAACGAGTAACCTACCTTATTCATTTCATATAGTAGATATTCTTCAATTTCATTTAAAGCAACTTGTCTCCAT from Exiguobacterium sp. Helios carries:
- a CDS encoding VirD4-like conjugal transfer protein, CD1115 family; the protein is MMNFSFRSLATSAWLWRCLAFLIALPAVLFLVLNVVFQFLQQTVQNLFQDGKLTTGSPLQYDPSWWTTLAWSSSFAFAIFGVCFLLGGFLLLKYWLNFRNLKAAQKGSARFTTFQELKQQYRDVPDRKETYSGSGGVPVGRYRDRLYIDDSAVNNLVIGTTRSGKGETFVFSTIDLYSRAERQASLIINDPKGELFAASKETLEARGYQVEVLNLMNPSQSMSYNLLQLTIDAYLDENYSLAQQYARSVAYMLYHDPKAKDPFWSNSSTDLCTALILGLCEQAKHEPEKITMYNVALMLSDLGSRTVTDGMGQEQSALDAFFASFPENHPARMQYVTLHFSGGQTRASILANTNAKLGIFTLDATARLTAQNSLDMKLIGFNRWIRGRALPLSRLTFYFPSGKQLALTTDDDGSFVLHHEEILEVDATIIVESERQRYNVTLTGWTDEADGIFDWTTDAPIDIREVRQHPRPVAVFLIVPDYDPTLNVIASLYVKQVYTSLARVASQATSGRCERQVIFLLDEFGNMPAIEGMANIITVCLGRNIRFNLVIQSYAQLENLYGEDWKTIDGNCGNTHYLLTADESTAELLSKKLGEQTIVTKSRSGQTFSLSKSKTESVDGRRLLTATEVMGLKEGEMLIIRVIKRQDKQKNRIQSYPLFLTGRTAMKYRYEYLADDFDTDRSINDLVIPCAHAHLDLNTLRVPFHLGASVASKTVETDDETLDATEWRVCDVLQPKILRSIFETTEYDTLSITAFEQGILDRTIPVTDNQRHFLKTIISKRLEKLRHGV
- a CDS encoding helix-turn-helix domain-containing protein, coding for MYRFGEWLQRERLEHGWSQVELSEKTYGEISQAAISAYERNRSLPSLPDVQILATACEQTLGSIPWDEFDLRVEKKRNWSNLKQERFDLAELPLADSVRTFDGKTYQLHGRIAIEQDSQEAQEISQIYYRIRTVVEENQVIAKRKHPNDELIHVSRRRLVHQ